The sequence below is a genomic window from Henriciella marina DSM 19595.
CAACAGACAACTCAGCCGCCGAAGCAACTTCGATGATACCGCCTAGGCCCTCGCGCCTTGCCGATTGCTCATGCGAAGCGGTCAGTGCCAGGACGATAATGGACCCTGAACATATGGTGATCAGACAGAGTGGTTCAAGACTTAATTTTTAAGAGATGGCTCCACCTGAGCGTTGGGGCTTAGTCGCAGCGTTCTACCGCCCGTCATAGACGCCACGTCCACGTAAACGGCAGAATCTCACGATCATCGTCATCCCGGTTTTCGCGGAGCGGAAGACCGGGACCCAGTTGGTCTGGCTTGGTTGCGCTGGGTCCCGGATAAAGCCTGTCGGCTTTTCCGGGATGACGGGGTCGGGTTTTGTGGTGGGGATTGCGGGTGGTGCTCTCCCTCGGGCGGGGCTCTTGCGCATCACTGCTACGGACGCGTGCTTTGCTGAAGTTGCTCCCCCTCACCCCTAGCCCCTCTCCCAAAGGAGAGGGGAATTCGTTCGCGCGTACTTCAAGGCGGGGCCTCAGATTACCGTCCGGTCTTCGCGCACCCTGATCGTTTCTCCGGGGCGCCGCTTTCCTGCCAGAAGCCGGCGGGTGAGGCGTTCATAGTGCTGGATGAAGCGTTCGACCCAGCGCGTTTCCGCGTCGGTCAACGTCCCCGACGGTCTGCCGAGATTGCCGGCTTCCTGTTGAAGGCGCCAGCCCAGGACCGTCTCGAAGCCGGGCGCGTCGAGGTGGATGAAACGATCCGCCATGTCCCAGAGGGCGGCGTAAGGCCCGGCGAGCTGGGCTTCCTGATGGCGCCGCCAGTCGCCAGCCGTGTCTTCGGCCTCGACGGCGTTTAGCGGCGCATCCGATGGGGCGGCGGGATCAGGCGCCACGCCCATAAGCCAGCCTTCGAGGATTATGAGGCGGGGGCGATCTTCGAGCGTGAGGCGGCGCGGGCCTGGGGCGCGGTCGTCATCGCGTTTGGAAAAGTGGGGGAGGGTGAGCTCTGTGCCCGGCTGTGCGGTCTTGAGCGCGGTGAGCGTGTCGATGAGAAGGGGCACGTCATGCGTGCCGGGCGCGCCGCGCGTTGCAAATAGGGGGTGGATGTCGTCGGCGAGGCGCTGGCGGTCTGCCTTGGGCAGGTAGAAGTCGTCTATGCCAAGGCCAATGGCGCGGGGGCCGAGGGCCTGAAGCGCGGACTGGAGCGCCGTCGATTTGCCGATGCCCTGCGCGCCGGAGATGAAGATGATGGCAGTGGCATTGCTGTGCTGACCGGCTTCGGCCTCAAGGAGAGGGAGAAGGGCCTCAGCCAGGCTGGTCATGGCGGATTTATTGCCCCTCGCGGCGCCAGGCGAGGATGAGGAAGGCGAGGATGAGGATGACGGCGAGGAGGCCGGGGAGGAGCGGGACCGAGGTGGAGCTGCGGACGGCGTAGGCGCCGCGCTCGCGCAGGCCGAACCAGCCTGCGCCCGCCGCGTTGGCGCTCGCGCTTACGCGGCGCAGGTCCGGGAGGGCCGCGCCGGGGCGAGTGAGGTCATAGATGCCGCCGCCGGTGGCCTCCGAGACCGGGCGAAGCACGTCGCCGGTCGCTTCGAGGGAGGCGTATTCCTTTGGATTGGCGGGGCCGTTCAAGGCCACCGCTTCGAGGCCACCGGATGTGGCGCGGAAGAGGCCGAGCTGGTCGATGGGAAGCTCTGCGGTGAACTCACCGGGGCCAGTCTCTGTCCAGCGGGGGTTGAGGGTTTCGCCGTCCGGGGTTTCGACGCTTAAGGTAGGGGCGGTGTCAGAGAGGGTGCGCAGGCGGGCGCGCATCGTGTCGCCCTGGGCTTCGAGCAGGAGCTGGCGCTCTTCAAGTTCAGGCTCTTTCATCAGCCAGTGGACGGTGCGGCGGATGAGTTCGGCGAAGGGGCCGCCGCCATCATAGCCGCGCGCCCAGAGCCAGATCTGGCCTGAGAGGATCTGCGCGACACGGCCGTCTCCGACGCGGTCGACAACCAGCAGCGGGTCATCATTCTGCGCGGTCATCAGGACATCTCCGACCTCTGGCACGGCCTCGATATAGCGGACCCAGTCGCCCCAGGACTGGTCTGGCAGGGATTGGGTAATGGTGTGGCGGCGGCCGGTTTCGGAGAGTTGCGGCGTGAATTTGCCGACTTTTATGGTGCCGGTGGGGAGCGCTGGCAGGACGCCGGCCAGAGGGGTGTTGGCAAGGCTGGCAGGGCCTGCGAAGTCTTCACCCGCCGCAATCAGGAGTGCGCCGCCTTCGGCCACATAGCGGGCCATATTGGCAAGATAGCTCATCGTGATGACGGTGCGCCGTTCATATTGGTCGAAGATGATGAGGTCGAATTCCTTCAGCTTGTCTTCGAAAAGCTCATCGGTCGGGAAGGCAATAAGTGCCATTTCCTCAAGCGGGGTGACGTCCTGCTTGTAGGGCGGGCGGAGGATGGTGAAGTGGACGAGATCGACCGACGGGTCTGATTTCAACAAGTCGCGCCAGACACGGCCTGCGGCGTTCGGCTTGCCGGTGATGAGAAGGACGCGGAGGCGGTCTCGCACGCCTGAGAGGGTGGAGGCGGTGCGGTTATTGGCGAGGGTCAGTTCCTGCTCGCCTGCCGGGGTCTCGACGACGACGATATTGTCACCGCGCCGCTCAATCTCGATGGGGAGCGGCGTGTCCGTGCCGGTCTGGACGGTGATCTGGCGGGTCTCGCCGCCATTCATGGAATAGGTGACGGTGGCCTGTGGGCTGACCGGGTCATCCACGCGCACGACGAAGGCGGCTTCTTCGCCGACAATGCCGAAATCGGGGGCGCGAACCAGGGATATGCGCCGGTCGCCGCTTTCGGGGTCACCCGTGATGAGGCTGTGGATCGGGCCGAGGGCTTCAAGACGCGAGAGGTCCTCTGGCACGTCATGGACCTGGCCGTCGGTGACGAGGACCGCCCCGGCGATCCGGTCGCGCGGGACGTCAGCCATCAGGCCTTCAAGGGCGGCGATGAGATTGGTGCCGTCGGCGCTGGAATTGGTCTCAATGAGCCGGACTTCCAGCGAGGTATCGGCGTCCATGTCGGCGCGCAGCTTTTCGAGGGCGGCGTCGGCGATGGCTTTGCGTTCGCCAAAGCTCATACTCTCGGAGCGGTCGACGATGATGGCGGCGACCGAGGGCAGCGGGTCGCGTTCCTCTCGGACATAGGCGGGGTTGGCGAGGGCGGCGGCGAGCACGGTGAGGACGGCGGCCCGCATCAGCCAGGCGCGGCCACGCCAGTAGAGATAGGCGGCGTAGGCCAGCACGCAGAGCGCAAGCAGCGCCCACATGAGCGGCCAGCCCAGCAGCGGATCGAAACTTATGCGGCCTGCTTCGGTCATTCGGGCTGTTGCTCCTGTCTGCGCAGGATCTCTTCAAGGTCGATCTCGCCGGGCGCGCCGACTGGGGGGGCGGTCTCGCCATCCTCGCCTTCGCCGAGGCGTTCGAGGAGGGCCGGGATGTGGACCTGGTCTTCCTTATAGTTGCCGGTCAGCACGTACATGATGAGGTTCACGCCAAAGCGGCGCGCCATTTCGCGTTGTTCGTCGCCGCCATCGACGCTGAGCAGGGGGCGACCATTGTCGTCGATGGCCCATGCGGCGAGGTAGTCGGCATCGCCGATGATGAGGCCGGAGACGCCGTCGCCGCGCCGTGTGGCCTGTTCGCCGACACCGGAGGATTCGATCCAGAGCTGGCGGTCCTGATAGCGGCCGGGAAAGCCGTCGATCAGGTAGAAGCTGCGGGTCATGACATGGTCCTGCGGCACCGGCTGCAGCGGCGGGGTGTCGAGGCCGGGCAGGACGCGGTCGAGGTCGGCAAAGCTGTTGGTGCCTGCGACGCTGCCGCCGCGTCGGGTATCGATGAAGAGCGCGCCGCCATTGCGGAGGTAGACGTTGAGGCGCTCAACCGCGCGGGAGCTGAGCGGTTCGGCGTTGTCCGGCAGGCCGATGACGATCATCGGATAGACGTCCAGCGCGTCGGTTTCCGGATCGACGGCGTGTGGTTCTGCCGGTTCAACGGAGGTGCGGCGGAAGAGAACAAGCGAGAGACCGCGCAAGCCTGCGCGCGTGGTGCGGTCGACCGTGGCGTCGCCGGTCTCGATATAGGCGAGGCGCATTTCCAGCAGCGCTTCCATCGCCTTGTCGATCTCGCCTGTCTGTTCGATTTCGGTGCCATAGCCGGGCGAGACGCCGTAGCTGTAGAGGTTTGGCCGCATGTCATCGAACTGGCGGGCTTCGGCTGGCCTGTCGGCCATCGGAATGAGGGTGAAGGCCCCAAGCGCGATAAGGGCGGCGTGTGCCCCGCGCCGCAGGACCGGCAGGCGCCCGGCGATGGCGAGCGCGATGATGAGGTCGAGCGCGATCAGGAGACCAGCAAACCCGAGAAGCAAGCCGCCAAGGCGCACCGTCTGGGCCTGTGCATCGCCCAACAGCTCTGTGCCAGCGGGCCAGGTGGTGACGAGGGCAGGGATGCCGCCGGCAGCGGTATTGACGGCGCGCGTGCCAGCCGGGCCGCGATAGAGACCGGGCGGGTTTGCTTCTGACGGGACAAGACCGCCAAAGTCGGCGGCAGCGATGGGCGAAGCGTTCGGGCCGGGGCTGACGAGCTGGCCGTAGCCATTGACCACAACCTCTGGCGTATAGGTGCCTTCGGCGTCCTCAGCGGTTTCACCGCGGCCCGCGGCGATGGCGCGCCGGAGCATTTCAACGAAGGTGCCTGAGTAGGGGAGGTCGGACCAGTCGGGCCCGGCGGTCACGTGAAAGAGGACGATCGTGCCCTGTCCGCGGCTGGCGCCCGTGACGAGCGGTGAGCCGTCCTGCAGCCGCGCCCATGTCCGGCTGGTGAGCTCTGGGTCAGGACGGGCGAGAACCTGTTGCCGGATCTTGATGTCGGCAGGGGCCGCGAGGCCCGCGAAAGGAGAGGTTTCGGGATAGCTGCCAATGCTTTGCGGCTCTTCCCAGGTGAGCGCCCCGCCAATCGCGCGCGAGGAGCGGCGAAGCGGTGTCGGCACGAGGCTGTCGGCCTGCGCGGCAAGCCGTGGGCCTGCAAACCGGATGAGCGCGCCGCCATCTTCGACCCATGCGGTCATGCGCTCTTCAAGATCAGGGGCGAGCTGGCCAATATCGGTCATGATGATGGCGTCGGGGTTAGCGGCGACCAGCTCTTCAATCGACCCGTCAGTGATATGGGCAAAGGGTTCGAGCGCCTGGCGGACATAGTGCATGTCCGAGAGAAGCGGCTGGGCGGTCGCATCGCCGGAGACAAGACCGACGCGCCGCGAGCGGGCAGACGAGTCCCAAAGCCAGAGACTGCCTGCGCCCTGCTCGCCTGTGATGGCAAACCGCTCGACCCGGGCAAGAGCGGCGGCAGGCACATCGAAGCGGGCCGTGGCAGTGGTCTCGCCGACGGCAAATTCGGCTTCGGCGGTGGCAAGAGCTGCGCCGTCCAGTGTGAGGGCGGAGACGTAGGTCTGCGCCGCGTCGCCTGTGTTGACGCGGTGAAGGGTGAGCGCGGCGCCATCAGCCTGCGAGACAAGGCCGCTGATGGCAAACGGGCCGCGCGGCGGGGCCGCGTAAACGCTGAGCGGGGCACGGGCCGCAAGCGCGTCTGCAAAGTCGCTAGCCGACTGGGGGTGGAGCCCGTCGCTGACCCAGAGGATACGGCCCGGCTGGATGCCGGACGCGTCGAGACGCTCTAGCGCATCTTCGCGGTCGACGCCCCACGACACAGGATCAAGGGAATCGAGCCGTGCCGAGAGATCGGTTCGGGTCAGCCGTTCGCCCGGGTCCGTATTGAGGCTGCGCGGCGCGGTCAAAAGGATGTGGCCCGCCGTGTCGCGGCCTGCGCCGTTTAGCGCGGCGGAGGCGGCAGACCGCATCTCGCTCCATCGCGGTGTGCTGGTCCAGCCATTGTCCATCACGACGAGAACAGGACCGCTGGCTTCGCCTGTTGCCTGCGCGCCCGGCGCGTAGATTGGTTTGGCGAGGCCGATGATTGCGGCAGCGGCGGCCAGTATCCGGATAAGCAGGATCCACCAGGGGGTGCGTGCCGGGGTCTCGTCCTGCGGTTCGACATCGTCGAGCAGGCGCAGCGATGGCAGGGCGGCCTCCTGCGGGGCAGGCGGCGTGGCGCGCAGGATGTACCAGATCACCGGCAGCGCGATGAGGCCGAGCAGCGCGAGCGGGGCCCCCAGAAGGAATGGTCCGAGCGTCATAGCCGCGCCCCGAAGGTCTCGAAGGCCTGCTTCAGCGCGCCTGCGCCATGCAGGATGTCGTCGCCGGTCGAATGATGGACATGCTGCCAGCCAAAGCTGATCGCGAGCTGTTCGATGGCCGCGGCGTGCGCCCTGAACCGTTCCAGATAGG
It includes:
- a CDS encoding DUF4159 domain-containing protein, whose protein sequence is MTLGPFLLGAPLALLGLIALPVIWYILRATPPAPQEAALPSLRLLDDVEPQDETPARTPWWILLIRILAAAAAIIGLAKPIYAPGAQATGEASGPVLVVMDNGWTSTPRWSEMRSAASAALNGAGRDTAGHILLTAPRSLNTDPGERLTRTDLSARLDSLDPVSWGVDREDALERLDASGIQPGRILWVSDGLHPQSASDFADALAARAPLSVYAAPPRGPFAISGLVSQADGAALTLHRVNTGDAAQTYVSALTLDGAALATAEAEFAVGETTATARFDVPAAALARVERFAITGEQGAGSLWLWDSSARSRRVGLVSGDATAQPLLSDMHYVRQALEPFAHITDGSIEELVAANPDAIIMTDIGQLAPDLEERMTAWVEDGGALIRFAGPRLAAQADSLVPTPLRRSSRAIGGALTWEEPQSIGSYPETSPFAGLAAPADIKIRQQVLARPDPELTSRTWARLQDGSPLVTGASRGQGTIVLFHVTAGPDWSDLPYSGTFVEMLRRAIAAGRGETAEDAEGTYTPEVVVNGYGQLVSPGPNASPIAAADFGGLVPSEANPPGLYRGPAGTRAVNTAAGGIPALVTTWPAGTELLGDAQAQTVRLGGLLLGFAGLLIALDLIIALAIAGRLPVLRRGAHAALIALGAFTLIPMADRPAEARQFDDMRPNLYSYGVSPGYGTEIEQTGEIDKAMEALLEMRLAYIETGDATVDRTTRAGLRGLSLVLFRRTSVEPAEPHAVDPETDALDVYPMIVIGLPDNAEPLSSRAVERLNVYLRNGGALFIDTRRGGSVAGTNSFADLDRVLPGLDTPPLQPVPQDHVMTRSFYLIDGFPGRYQDRQLWIESSGVGEQATRRGDGVSGLIIGDADYLAAWAIDDNGRPLLSVDGGDEQREMARRFGVNLIMYVLTGNYKEDQVHIPALLERLGEGEDGETAPPVGAPGEIDLEEILRRQEQQPE